In the genome of Gloeotrichia echinulata CP02, one region contains:
- the metG gene encoding methionine--tRNA ligase, which produces MSLVDKTEKTFALTTPLYYVNDVPHIGSAYTTIAADVVARFHRLLGHRVLLITGTDEHGQKIQRTAEAALKAPQEFCDEIVPKFASLWQLLNIQYDRFSRTTAPRHQAIVEEFFLRVWESGDIYQGQQQGWYCVSCEEFKEERELLEGKRCPIHINKEVEWRDEQNYFFRLSKYQTQLQEFYQSQPDFILPESRRNEVISFVNQGLQDFSISRVNLDWGFPVPVDPKHTLYVWFDALLGYVTALLEPDAEPTLANALGTWWPINLHLIGKDILRFHAVYWPAMLLSAGLPLPNRVFGHGFLTKDGQKMGKSLGNTLDPIGLVQRYGSDAVRYYFLKEIDFGKDGDFNEIRFINVLNADLANDLGNLLNRTLNMVKKYCEGNLVPIANEAISPENPLKAIGLRLGEQVKQAYEALAFNQACEAVLLLVQASNKFIDEQAPWSLYKQGQQQALEEVLYAVLESVRLGAYLLSPVIPNISSDIYQQLGFGINFNEQTESAIAAPFDIHAKWGVISTKQQLGTPQPIFKRIELPKNA; this is translated from the coding sequence ATGAGTCTAGTGGATAAAACAGAAAAAACATTTGCACTGACGACACCGTTATATTATGTAAACGATGTTCCTCACATAGGCAGTGCTTATACAACTATAGCCGCCGATGTGGTAGCGCGGTTTCACAGACTGTTGGGACATCGGGTGCTGCTGATTACCGGTACAGATGAGCATGGGCAAAAAATACAACGGACAGCGGAGGCTGCACTTAAAGCACCGCAAGAGTTTTGCGATGAAATAGTTCCTAAGTTTGCCAGCTTGTGGCAATTGCTCAACATTCAATATGATCGCTTTAGTCGGACTACCGCGCCTCGCCATCAAGCGATCGTCGAAGAATTCTTCTTGCGCGTATGGGAATCTGGTGACATCTACCAGGGACAACAACAAGGCTGGTACTGTGTGTCCTGTGAAGAATTTAAAGAAGAACGGGAACTACTAGAGGGAAAGCGTTGTCCGATTCACATTAACAAAGAAGTCGAGTGGCGCGACGAGCAAAACTACTTCTTCCGCTTATCCAAATATCAAACCCAGCTGCAAGAGTTTTACCAGTCTCAGCCGGATTTTATTCTACCAGAGAGTCGCCGTAATGAAGTTATAAGCTTTGTAAACCAAGGTTTACAAGACTTTTCAATTTCACGGGTGAATTTAGATTGGGGTTTTCCCGTACCAGTTGATCCCAAGCACACCCTTTATGTTTGGTTTGATGCACTCCTGGGTTATGTCACAGCATTATTAGAGCCAGACGCCGAACCGACCTTAGCCAATGCTTTAGGGACATGGTGGCCCATAAACTTGCACCTGATTGGTAAAGATATTTTACGCTTCCATGCAGTTTATTGGCCTGCAATGCTGTTATCAGCAGGCTTACCCTTACCGAACCGTGTATTTGGACATGGCTTTTTGACCAAAGATGGTCAGAAAATGGGTAAAAGTCTGGGTAATACCCTTGATCCCATAGGATTAGTTCAGCGTTACGGTAGTGATGCCGTTCGTTATTACTTCCTTAAGGAAATCGATTTTGGCAAAGATGGCGATTTTAATGAAATTAGATTCATTAATGTTCTGAATGCAGATTTGGCAAATGATTTAGGTAATTTGCTCAATCGCACTTTGAATATGGTGAAGAAATATTGCGAGGGCAATTTAGTGCCAATCGCAAATGAAGCCATTTCGCCTGAAAATCCTTTAAAAGCGATTGGTTTACGTCTAGGGGAACAGGTAAAACAAGCCTACGAAGCGCTAGCTTTCAATCAAGCGTGCGAGGCTGTGCTATTACTGGTGCAAGCCAGCAATAAGTTTATTGATGAACAAGCCCCTTGGTCATTATATAAGCAAGGACAGCAGCAAGCATTGGAAGAAGTGCTGTATGCAGTTTTAGAATCAGTTAGACTAGGCGCTTATCTGCTCTCACCAGTGATTCCCAATATCAGCAGCGATATTTATCAGCAGTTGGGCTTCGGGATCAACTTTAACGAGCAGACAGAGAGTGCAATTGCTGCACCTTTTGACATCCATGCTAAATGGGGAGTTATATCCACTAAACAACAGTTGGGGACACCCCAACCAATATTTAAGCGCATAGAACTCCCTAAAAACGCTTAG
- a CDS encoding NYN domain-containing protein produces MLNNLENDSIFTPEQVLENRGRVAIFIDGSNLFYAALQLGIEIDYTKLLCRLTGGSRLLRAFFYTGVDRTNEKQQGFLLWMRRNGYRVIAKDLVQLPDGSKKANLDVEIAVDMMALVDSYDTAVLVSGDGDLAYAVNSVSYRGVRVEVVSLRSMTSDSLINVSDRYIDLEAIKEDIQKTPRQSYPYRPLSGIGFLDDPRDADGHLEIQD; encoded by the coding sequence ATGTTGAATAATTTGGAAAACGACTCAATATTCACGCCAGAACAGGTTTTGGAAAATCGGGGTCGGGTAGCAATATTTATTGATGGTTCAAATTTATTTTATGCTGCTCTGCAACTAGGAATCGAAATTGATTACACGAAGTTGCTGTGTCGATTAACTGGCGGATCGAGATTGCTACGTGCTTTTTTCTACACAGGAGTAGACCGGACAAACGAGAAGCAACAAGGTTTTTTGTTGTGGATGCGACGCAACGGTTATCGAGTAATTGCTAAGGATTTGGTACAACTGCCAGATGGCTCAAAAAAAGCTAACCTAGATGTAGAAATAGCAGTAGATATGATGGCTTTAGTAGACTCATATGATACGGCAGTGTTAGTCAGTGGCGACGGCGATTTAGCCTACGCCGTAAATTCGGTTAGCTATCGTGGCGTGCGGGTAGAGGTCGTGAGTTTACGCTCAATGACCAGTGATAGCTTAATCAATGTTAGCGATCGCTATATTGATTTAGAAGCCATCAAAGAAGACATCCAAAAAACTCCGCGCCAAAGCTATCCATATCGACCATTATCTGGTATAGGTTTTTTGGATGACCCAAGAGATGCTGACGGACACCTAGAAATTCAGGATTAA
- the lptC gene encoding LPS export ABC transporter periplasmic protein LptC, which translates to MKQREQRLTKGAICPKYPQFFSCQHLSCLQSKVNWYHLPLIFFLVMGLVACSGKSPTDPQPNASGSPGQDMDSNLTFFGIAFEQFDEVGRPIWKVRAKQAKYTKEKQIGQAESPDGELYQDGKVVYQIKAERADIEQDGKQLFLKGKILATDPRNGIVLQGNELEWRPKEDLLIVRQQINGTHKQLQAVAQEARVKTREQRIDFSGGVVATSVDPQMLMQMRTEHLLWQIKEEKLISDRPLQINRYKNNQITDRGRGNAAEINLKTKIATVKQNAQIELLDPPMQIASNSMNWNMNTETVTTNSPVRVFHSAENVTVTANQGEMKIPQKTVYLTGNVNAIGQRLQNLKSQTLTWYLDKKFVEAKGNVVYKQVDPPLNFTGETAVGNLQTENIVVNGGSSGGRVVTEIIPQEKVKRQ; encoded by the coding sequence ATGAAACAAAGGGAGCAGAGATTGACAAAGGGGGCAATTTGCCCTAAATACCCCCAATTCTTCTCATGCCAACATCTTAGTTGTTTACAATCAAAAGTAAATTGGTATCACCTGCCTTTGATATTTTTCTTGGTAATGGGGTTGGTGGCCTGTTCTGGTAAATCCCCCACCGATCCTCAACCAAATGCTTCAGGTTCACCTGGACAAGATATGGATAGCAATTTGACTTTCTTTGGGATTGCTTTTGAACAGTTTGATGAAGTCGGGAGACCGATTTGGAAAGTCCGTGCTAAACAGGCAAAATACACCAAAGAAAAGCAAATTGGCCAAGCTGAAAGTCCTGATGGTGAACTTTATCAAGATGGCAAAGTAGTTTACCAAATCAAAGCAGAACGAGCAGATATTGAACAGGACGGAAAACAGCTGTTTCTCAAGGGTAAGATTCTTGCTACAGACCCCCGCAACGGCATTGTATTACAAGGTAATGAATTAGAATGGCGCCCCAAAGAAGATTTATTAATTGTCCGCCAGCAGATTAACGGAACTCATAAACAACTACAAGCAGTGGCGCAAGAAGCACGAGTTAAAACCCGTGAACAACGAATAGATTTTTCTGGAGGCGTAGTAGCCACCTCCGTCGATCCGCAAATGCTCATGCAAATGCGAACTGAACATTTACTTTGGCAGATCAAAGAAGAAAAGTTAATTAGCGATCGCCCTTTACAAATTAACCGCTATAAAAATAACCAAATTACCGACCGTGGTAGGGGTAATGCTGCCGAAATTAACTTAAAAACTAAAATTGCTACTGTCAAACAAAATGCCCAAATAGAATTACTAGACCCACCAATGCAAATAGCTAGTAACTCTATGAATTGGAACATGAATACAGAAACTGTCACCACAAATTCGCCTGTGCGTGTCTTTCACAGTGCCGAAAATGTTACCGTTACCGCCAATCAAGGCGAAATGAAAATCCCCCAAAAAACCGTTTATTTAACAGGCAATGTCAATGCCATTGGACAACGCCTCCAGAACCTTAAATCGCAAACACTAACTTGGTATCTCGACAAAAAGTTCGTAGAAGCCAAGGGAAATGTAGTCTATAAGCAAGTTGACCCACCATTAAATTTTACCGGAGAAACAGCCGTCGGCAATCTGCAAACAGAAAATATTGTCGTTAACGGTGGTAGTTCGGGTGGTAGGGTAGTGACAGAGATTATTCCTCAAGAGAAAGTCAAGAGGCAATAG
- a CDS encoding D-alanyl-D-alanine carboxypeptidase has protein sequence MLELFGSGLVSLWLEMAGVQLKPLDALDALSWQSSPGLVLAPDPNPAGAKTVQEYLKGLLTSKLVPQNLIESQGIWMQSGPMLMANHQGTTALPAASLTKVATSLVAFKTWGPDHQFDTLISATGPVVNGVLQGDLVIAGGGDPMFVWEEGIALGNTLNKMGIKQVKGNLVITGTFAMNFQRNPLQAGQLLKQTLNFATWTRSENYIYSIMPKGTPKPQVLIGGTIKVEAQANPQQTLLVRHRSLPLRQIIKEMNVYSNNDIAEMLAESVGGSTVVQATAAKLARIQDAEIQLINGSGLGPENRISPRAVCAMFMAMQREAVANGLTLSDLFPMSGFDHRGTVHSRHLPPATVIKTGTLRDVSALAGVMPTRDRGLVWFAIINRGPNVSAFRTGQDQLLQGLVKHLQVALQVPTALTPHSTVNSLPELGATSRNEILVRR, from the coding sequence CAAATCCAGCGGGAGCTAAGACAGTCCAGGAATATTTGAAAGGGTTGCTCACCTCAAAACTGGTGCCACAGAATCTGATCGAAAGTCAGGGAATTTGGATGCAGTCTGGGCCGATGCTGATGGCTAATCACCAAGGGACAACGGCTTTACCTGCTGCTTCCTTAACCAAAGTTGCTACCTCACTAGTTGCGTTCAAAACTTGGGGACCAGACCACCAATTTGATACTCTTATTAGTGCCACAGGCCCAGTGGTTAATGGTGTCTTGCAGGGCGATTTGGTGATTGCTGGTGGTGGTGATCCGATGTTTGTATGGGAAGAAGGGATCGCCCTGGGTAATACTCTCAATAAAATGGGGATCAAGCAGGTAAAGGGAAATTTGGTAATTACTGGCACTTTCGCCATGAATTTCCAACGAAATCCCCTACAAGCAGGTCAATTGCTCAAGCAAACCCTGAATTTCGCCACTTGGACTCGCTCGGAAAATTATATTTACTCGATTATGCCCAAGGGCACACCCAAGCCTCAAGTTTTAATAGGGGGTACTATTAAAGTAGAAGCACAGGCAAATCCCCAACAAACCTTGCTGGTGCGTCACCGTTCCTTGCCCTTGAGACAAATTATTAAGGAAATGAACGTTTATAGTAACAATGATATAGCAGAAATGCTGGCAGAGTCTGTAGGGGGATCAACTGTAGTGCAAGCAACCGCTGCCAAGCTTGCTAGGATACAAGACGCCGAAATTCAATTAATCAATGGTTCGGGACTCGGACCTGAAAATCGCATTTCGCCTAGGGCTGTTTGTGCGATGTTTATGGCGATGCAACGGGAAGCCGTCGCCAATGGGCTGACTCTATCTGACTTGTTTCCGATGTCTGGATTCGATCATCGGGGAACAGTGCATTCTAGACACCTCCCTCCAGCCACAGTGATCAAAACTGGCACCCTTCGAGATGTTAGCGCTTTAGCCGGAGTAATGCCAACACGCGATCGCGGTTTAGTCTGGTTTGCGATCATTAACCGTGGTCCGAATGTCTCCGCTTTCCGTACTGGACAAGACCAACTCCTCCAAGGTCTGGTAAAACATTTGCAAGTTGCTTTGCAAGTCCCCACCGCCCTCACACCCCACTCAACCGTCAACTCTTTACCCGAACTAGGTGCAACCAGTCGCAATGAAATTTTGGTCAGACGTTAG